AAAACTATTGGAGGAAATCAACGTTTTGTATGTAGCTGTCACCCGTACCAAAAACCTCCTCCACATTCCCGAAGAATTGATGCCTCAAAGTAAGGTGAATGTGATTCAAAAGCCGTTATTTGTGGAGCGACCAAATATGTTTGAAACTTGGGATAAAGATTTGGAGTTCGGTAAAAAATGGAGTGCCAGAAGATCTCGAAGTAAAAGAAGTTGGGATAATGGAGAAATGGAAGACTAAGTAACGAATAAAAAACACTTTTCAATCAGAGTTTTCGGACTTTATTCTTTATTCATTGGGATTCTAATTTTGACCATTTCTAAGTTTTGAGAAATAAAAAAAATGGTCGTATCTTTAAGATTACTTAATATGTTCTGAAATATTAGCAACTTTTCAAAGTAAAACAATAAATGAAAAATTCGCAAAAAATGCTTAAATAAATTGCGGATAATTTAAAAATATGCTTTACCTTTGTTTTATCAGTTCAAAAAAATCATAAAAAATTGATGAACTCTTTTTTTAACATACTCATCACTTCTGTTATTGTGGTCATCGTTGTCGTCAGCGAACCATTTCAGGGGTAGGTATGTGAACCAAATTTGATAGAATTTAAAGTATTCATAACAGCCATCCCTGATTAACGAGGATGGCTTTTTTTTTAGCATGATTTTATACAATAGCGAATTTAAAAAAAATAGAATATTTACAAAACTGAACTTTAACCAAGAAAACGACAAACAACATGTACACTACCGACAAAAATTACGTTTTTCACAATGGTGCTTTTCTAAAAGCAAAAAACAATGGAGCAAGTTTTTATTCACAAGCACTGCATTATGGATATGCCGCTTTTGAAGGAATCAGAGCCTACGGCACCGAACATGGTATTGTACTTTTTAAGGCAAAAGAGCATTTCAAACGCTTTTTTCGCTCAGCAGAGGCATTGGATTTAGAAATCCCCTATTCGTACGAAGAGCTAATTGAAGCAAGTCACGAACTCCTGCACCGCAACAACTTGACAGATGCCTATGTCCGACCTTTGGTATATGGAGGCGACCAAATGGGTTTGGTTCCGAGTCAAGAACCCAAAGTATTGATTGTGGCCTTCAAATGGAAAAAATATTACCATGCTCCACATCTGAACCTACACATTTCACCTTATCACCGATTGAAGCAACCTGCTTTTCACGGAGACGGGAAAATCAGTGGTTATTATGTCAATTCGATTTTGGCCACTCGAAAAGCAAAAGCAGCAGGCTATGACGAAGCATTGATGTTAGACGATGAAGGTTACATTGCACAAGGACCCAGTTCCAATTTTTTCTTTGAAAAAAACGACAAACTCTATACCCCCGAGAAAGGCAATATTCTACCAGGGATTACCCGAAAAACCATTATTCAATTGGCAAAAGAAATTGGCATTGAAGTAGTAGAAGGAAAATTCAAACCAGAAGAATTGGAGGGGGTGAAAGGAGCCTTTCTGACAGGAACAGCTGTTGAAGTTGTACCTATTCAATCTATTGAAGGAAATAAAATGACAGAAGATTTTGACCACACCATGGGTAAAATGTTGGCAAACAATTACCGAAAATTGGTCAATATGCAAGAGCCAGAGATTATCTATTTTTAAAATATTATGAAATGGCGAAATTGTAGCACTACCATGTAGGGTAAATTCAAGTAATCAACAAAACCTAAAATATTAAAACACCAACACCTCAAAACACCAACACAAAAAAAATATGCAACTGAACAAATACAGCAAACGAATCACACAAGATGAAGGACAACCCGCAGCACAAGCCATGCTTTACGGTATTGGCTTGACGGAAGAGGACATGAAGAAAGCACAAGTCGGAATCGTCAGCACAGGTTATGAGGGAAATACCTGCAATATGCACCTCAATGATTTGGCGAAAGAAGTGAAAAAAGGCGTGGTATCGAGTGATTTAGTAGGGTTGATTTTTCACAGTATTGGCGTAAGTGATGGGATTTCGATGGGAACAGATGGGATGCACTATTCTCTTCCTTCGAGAGATATTATTGCAGATTCAATTGAAGTGGTGGTAAATGCACAGTGGTATGATGGTTTGATTGCAGTAGTAGGTTGCGACAAAAATATGCCAGGTTCGGTGATGGCAATGGGACGCATCAATCGCCCGTCCATCATGGTCTATGGAGGTACGATTCACTCTGGAAAGTGGAAAACCCGCACATTAGACATTGTGTCGGCTTTTGAAGCTTTGGGTGAAAAATTTGCAGATACAATTACCCCCGAAGACTTCAAAGGGGTGATCCAAAATGCTTGTCCAGGTGCAGGAGCATGTGGCGGAATGTACACCGCCAATACGATGAGTTCGGCAATTGAAGCCTTGGGAATGAGCCTTCCATATAGTTCCTCCAATCCTGCTTTGAGTATCGAAAAACAAAAAGAATGTTTGGATGCGGGGGCTGCCATGCGTTTGTTGCTCGAAAGAGACATCAAACCGAGCGACATTATGACCTTTGAAGCCTTTGAAAATGCGCTGACAATGGTAATGGTTTTAGGTGGCTCGACCAATGCGGTTTTACACCTTATCGCAATGGCAAAATCTGCAAATATTCCTCTGACAATCAAAGATGTGCAGCGAATCAGTGACAAAACACCTTATTTGGCAGATTTGAAGCCAAGCGGTAAATATTTGATGGAGGATTTGCACCTAATTGGAGGAGTACCTGCGGTGATGAAAATGTTGTTGAAGGAAGGATATTTACACGGTGATTGTTTGACCGTGACAGGCAAAACTTTGGCAGAAAACGTGGCGGATTTACCTGATTTCCCTGCAAATCAAGACATCATTCACGCTTTTGACAACCCATTGAAACCATCTGGACACCTGCAAATCTTGTATGGTAACTTGGCTGAAGGTGGTTCAGTGGCGAAAATCACAGGTAAAGAAGGCGAAAAATTTGAAGGAACTGCAAAGGTGTATGACTGTGAGGAAGATGCGATTGAAGGGATTCAAGCTGGCGAGGTGAAAAAGGGCAATGTGATTGTGATTCGTTTTGAAGGACCTAAAGGTTCTCCAGGTATGCCCGAAATGTTGAAACCAACTGCTGCAATTATGGGTGCTGGTCTTGGTAAAGATGTGGCATTGATTACAGATGGTCGTTTTTCGGGAGGCACACATGGTTTTGTGGTAGGACACATCACTCCCGAAGCGCATATTGGTGGTTTGTTGGGTTTACTGAAAGATGGCGACAAAATCACGATTGATGCGGTGAACAATGTCATTGAAGCCCATTTGTCGGATGAAGAAATTGCAGCAAGAAAAGCGAATTGGCAGCAGCCTGAACCAAATGTGAAACATGGGATTTTATATAAATATTACAAACTCGTTTCGTCTGCATCAGAGGGATGTGTGACAGATGGGGAGTGAGGAAAATTTAAAATGCAAATGTAAAACTCAAACACCCCAACACTTTAGAACACTAAAACAAAAAAAAACATTTAAAAATAAACGGCATGAAGCAATTAACAAATAAAGATAAGAAACAAACAACTGCTTCAAAAAAATTGGCAGTTGGAAAAGAACCTCAACCAAAGCAGAAAAAAATCGTTTCAGGCGCAGAGGCCTTGATTTTATGCTTGATTGAAGAAGGAGTAGATGTCATGTTTGGCTATCCTGGAGGTGCCATCATGCCTGTTTACGATGCCTTGTACCATTATCAAGAACAAATTTTGCACGTTTTGGTGCGACACGAGCAGGGAGCTTCTCATGCAGCAGAAGGTTATGCCCGTATCAAACACAAGCCGGGCGTATGTTTGGTGACTTCTGGGCCAGGAGCTACCAATTTGGTGACAGGTTTGGCGGATGCACTCATGGATTCCACGCCACTTGTATGTATTAGTGGACAAGTATCTAAAGATTTGTTAGGTACAGATGCTTTTCAAGAAACAGATGTAGTAGGTGTGACGATGCCTGTCACCAAATGGAGCTATCAAATCACCAAGGCTTCAGAAATTCCAGAAGTGATGGCAAAGGCTTTTTACATTGCGAGTACAGGCCGCCCAGGCCCCGTAATGATTGATATAACCAAAAATGCTCAGTTGGAAACTTTGGAATTTGAATACAACAAAGCTCCAAAAATCAAGACCTATTGGCCCAAACCCAAAGCAAAACTGTCGCATTTGGAAGCAGCTGCAAAACTCATCAACGAATGTAAGCGACCTTATTTGTTGGCGGGACAAGGTGTGTTGATTTCAGGCGCACAAAAAGAATTGAAGACATTTATCGAAAAAGCAGGTATTCCAACAGCTTGCACACTTCAAGGGCTTTCTTGTTTGGACACTGATCACCCTCTCAATGTAGGAATGCCAGGAATGCATGGTAATTATGGCCCCAATTTATTGAGTGCCGAATGTGATGTGTTGATTGCCATAGGAATGAGGTTTGACGATCGAATCACAGGCGATGTTAGCCGTTTTGCGACACAAGCAAAGGTGATACACATCGAAATTGACCCATCTGAGATTGACAAAAATGTGAAGACAACAGTGGCTATCAATGCCGATGCCAAAGATGCGCTCGAAAAATTGATTCCTCTGATTCACAAACAAAAACATCCTGAATGGTTAGCGAAGTACCATGAATGTGATCGAATCGAATACGAGAAAGTCATCAAAAACTGCTTGTATCCAACCGAAGGAGGTATCAAAATGGGTGAAGTAATCCGCCGTATTTCCGAAAAAACGAAAGGAGAAGCCATCATTGTTCCCGATGTTGGACAACATCAAATGGCGACTGCTCGCTACTACAAATACACCAAAACCGACGGGTGGGCAACTTCTGGCGGCTTAGGTACAATGGGTTATGCACTGCCTGCGTCTTTGGGCTGCAAATTTGCGGACAAAGATAGAGAGGTCATTGCCATCATTGGAGATGGTTGTTTTCAAATGACTATTCAAGAACTCGGAACGATTCACCAATCAGGTCTGCCAGTCAAAATCGTTATTTTGAACAATGGATATTTAGGAATGGTGCGTCAATGGCAACAATTGTTTTTTGAAAACCGATATTCTTTTGTCGAACTGCAAAACCCTGATTTCATTGCAATTACCAAAGGTTTTGGCATTGAAGCCAAAAAGGTGACACAAAGAGAAGATTTAGATGCAGCTCTTCAAGAAATGTTGGACAGTAAAGAATCGTTCTTGTTGGAAGTTGTGGTCGAAAAAGAGGAAAATGTATTTCCAATGGTACCTTCTGGTAAGGCAGTTTTTGAAATCATATTGGAGAGACCGCAATAAAATTCAAAAGTTCATGGGAAATTTTGGTGGCAGGAGACTTTTGAAGTTTATTCTTAAAAATAAAAAGTATTTGAAAATCAGTTTTTTATTAAAAGAAAACTTCAAAAATCTTAGTCATTCCACTAAAAACATAGATGAACCATCAACTTCAAAATTATATTTGGATTTGATACTTGAAATTTGTACTTTCTCAATATCCTATTATCCAATATCTAAATATCCATTTTAAAATGAAAAATATATATACCATCACGGCTTATACAGAAAACACAGTTGGTTTATTAAGCCGTATCACTGCAATTTTTACCCGCCGCCACATCAGCATCCAAACCCTAAACGTCTCAGAAACAGAGAAAAAAGGTGTTTTTCGTTTCACCATAGTTGTTCGTGAAACAGAAGATATGGTAAACAAAGTGGTGAAACAAATTCGCAAAATTATAGAGGTCATTCATGCAGATTTCCACACAGACAACATGCTCGTTTCTACGCAATTAGGTCTATTCAAAATAGAAATGATTGAAGAACAATATGCCAACAATGTGCGGATGCTGGCTGCAAAATATGCTGCAAGAGAATTGGCACGTTCTGGTAACATGATTGTCTTCGAAAAAACAGGCAACCGAGAAGCGTTGGAGGCATTTTTGGGAGAACTCAGCAGCTTTGGTGAGGTAGAATATGCACGTTCTGGGCGAGTAGCCTTAACAGTGAGAAGTATTCCACTTCGAGAAATCATACCACAATTGCCAACCATGAACAACTACGAAGAAGATTACAGCATGGAACACCATGAACAACTGGAGGATTTTGTGGCAAAAATAAATGGCAATCATTAATAAAAACAACTAATATGATCACCATACGAGCCTTTGAATTATCGGATGCTCAGGCAGTAGCCGATATTTACAATGAGCATACTTTGGCTTATACGGCTACAATGGATGCTGTTCGGCGAACTACAGAAGATATTGAAGGTTGGTACCACAAATTTGGTGAACGAGAATTGATGAAAGTAGCAGAAGTAGAGGGAAAAGTAGTGGGATGGGGCATTATCAAAAAATATAGTGACCGAGTGGGCTATCGAACAACCTGTGAAACAGCTGTTTACTTCAAAAATAGTGAAATAGGAAAAGGTTATGGTACGAAGATGAAAAAGCTAATTATCGAAATTTGCAAAGAATTGAAATACCATCATTTAGTCGCTAAAATCTGGTCAACGAATACCGCAAGCATCGAATACAATCTAAAGCTTGGTTATGAGATGGTCGGTACACAAAAAGAGGTCGGCTATTTGAATGGTAAATGGATAGATGTCACCATTATGCAGTTGATATTGAAGGATGTAAAGCCTGTGGAAAATGAGTTCTGAACCGTAGATTTTTGGGGTTGGTGCAGATTTCGCAGATGCTTTTTTGATTCAATTGAACACAGAGGCACTGAGACACAGATTTTTTTGAAAAGAACAATTTAACAATACTAACATTAACAACAATTTAGCAATTCAACAATAATAACAATTTTTAAAAATGGCTAAAATTAACTTTGGTGGAACGGTAGAAAACGTTGTCACCCGTGAAGAATTTCCTTTAGAGAAAGCACGAGAAGTGCTAAAAGATGAAGTTATTGCAATTATTGGTTATGGAGTTCAAGGACCTGCACAGGCTTTGAACTTGCGAGACAATGGCTTCAATGTAATCGTTGGACAACGAAAAGGGTCTAAAACTTGGGACAAAGCTTTGGCCGACGGCTGGGTAGAAGGCGAAACTTTGTTTGAAATTGAAGAGGCTTGCCGGCAAGGTACAGTGATTCAAAGTCTCTTGTCAGATGCTGGTCAAATCGCTGTTTGGCCTACAATGAAGCCCTACTTGACTCCAGGCAAAGCCTTGTACTTTTCACACGGTTTTGCGATTACTTACAAAGACCAAACAGGCGTTGAAGCTCCTGAAGGTGTGGATGTTATCTTGGTTGCCCCAAAAGGTTCGGGTACGAGTGTGCGCCGTTTGTTTGTGGCTGGTCAAGGTATCAATTCGAGCTTTGCGATTCACCAAGATGCGACTGGCAGAGCTTATGAGAGGGTAATTGCACTGGGTATTGGCGTTGGTTCTGGTTACTTGTTTGAAACGACTTTCAAAAAAGAGGTGACGAGTGATTTGGTAGGCGAAAGGGGTGTTTTGATGGGTGCTGTTGCAGGTATCATGGAAGCACAATACAATGAACTCCGCAAAAATGGACATTCTCCAAGTGAGGCTTTCAATGAAACAGTTGAGGAATTGACCCAAAGTTTGATTCGTTTGGTGGGTGAAAATGGCATGGATTGGATGTATGCCAACTGCTCAACTACGGCTCAACGGGGTGCTTTGGATTGGAAAGACCGTTTCCGTGATGCGACTGCTCCTGTGTTCAAGGCTTTGTACGAAAGTGTGGCTTCTGGTAATGAAGCGAAGATTACCATTGAAGCAAACAGCAAAGCGGACTACCGTGAAAAACTGCAAGTGGAATTGGATGAAATTCACAATTCTGAAATGTGGACAGCTGGTCGTGCGGTTCGTTCTTTGCGCCCTGAGCGTCAGGAAGAAACGGTGGCGTAAGTTGGATATTCGATATTCTTGAAATAAAAAAGCCCCAATGGTAAAATACCGTTGGGGCTTTTTGTTTTTCTACTTCAATCCTTACCTTTACCAATTAGAAGAAAAACAATACAATGTCCACATCCAACAAACAACCACAATTCCACACCCTCAAAATCTCAAATATCGCCCAAGAAAACCGGCACGCAATTTCGGTTTATTTTGAGATTCCTGAACATTTACAAAGCATTTTTACCTACAAAGCAGGTCAATACATCACCTTGCGAATACGCATATTGGGACGGTTCATCTTGCGGTCATATTCCTTATCAAGTTGCTCGGCAACAGATAATTATTTTCGCATTTGCATCAAACGAAAAGTAGGCGGCTTGGTATCTGGTTTTTTGGTAGATACGCTGCGAAAAGGAGATGAACTGGAAGTTTTTCCGCCATTAGGAGATTTCAGTCCAAGCCAAACATTACAGCCGAAAAACTATTTTTTATATGCAGCAGGCAGCGGCATCACCCCCATTATTTCGATTTTGAAGTGTTTGTTAACACAAAATACAGCGCATAAAATCACATTATTCTATACCAACCGAAACCAACAACTGGCGATTTATTGGGATGAATTGCAGCAATTGCAGTATCAGTTTGGAGAAAAATTTGTCTTCTATCCCATTTTCACCAAAGCAACAAAAAACTGGAAAGGATTGCGAAATTTTTACAAACCAAGTGATTACACTACTTTTTTGCAGCAAAACTATGATGGACAATTGAAGGATTCCGAACATTTTATTTGTGGTCCTACTGCAATGATGCAAACCGTTGAAAGTGCATTGTTGAAAAATTTAGGAATTGACTTCAATCAAATCCACGTTGAATACTTTGATATGAGTAAACAAGCCCAAGAAATGGCTGCTCACCGCAAACACTTGGAAAATGCTGCTGAAAAACTTAACATTCCTGCAAAAATCAGTTTGGATGATGAGGAAGTAATCCCTGCAATGGTCGTTTTGAATGGACAACCTCATCATGTGCCGATTCAAAAAAGAGAAACCATTTTGGCCGCTTGTTTGAAACAAGATTTGGATGTGCCTTTTATGTGTGAATCAGGTGTTTGTACGACTTGTAGGGCTTCCTTATTAGAAGGACAAGTGGACATGAAGGTAGATTATGCGCTGACCGAAAGCGAAATAAAAGAAGGGTATATTTTGACTTGTCAAGCCATACCCGTTTCTACAAGTGTTTCGGTGAATTTTGATATATGAAATGAAGGCTTTTGAAGTTTATACCTGAAAATCACTTATTTTTGAGAATAAATCTTCAAAAGTCCTGCTAAACATTTCACTTAAATGATTAAAATTTCAATCAAATGATAGAACTACCTGATTTTAACAAACTCTGGAATTACAGCAATCCGCAAGAAACGGAAGCCAAATTTCGTGAGCTTATTCCACAAGCAGAGGCTGCAAAAAATGAGGCTTACGAGGCTGAGTTGCTTACCCAAATCGCTCGCACACAAGGTTTACAGCGTAAATTTGAAGCAGCGCATTTGACCTTAGATGGTATTGAAGCATGGCTGCAAAACCATGGAGAGGAACACAGGGTAAAAATTCGTTATTTACTCGAAAGAGGGAGGGTTTTCAACTCTTCAAACCAACCAGAAAAAGCAATTCCTTTGTTTACCGAAGCATGGCAATTGGCAGAATCGGTTGCAGAAGATTATTATGCTGTAGATGCACTGCACATGATTGCTTTTGCAGAAATTGCTCGCCCTGATGAAAAATTGAAGTGGGAAGAAAAAGCAATGGCATTGGCTGAAAAATCGCAGGACAAAAGAACAAAACTTTGGTTGGGTTCGCTCTACAACAACATGGGTTGGTCTTACCACGATAAAAAAGCGTATGAAAAGGCATTGAGCTTATTTGAAAAAGCATTGGAGTGGCAACA
The Chitinophagales bacterium genome window above contains:
- a CDS encoding branched-chain amino acid transaminase, which translates into the protein MYTTDKNYVFHNGAFLKAKNNGASFYSQALHYGYAAFEGIRAYGTEHGIVLFKAKEHFKRFFRSAEALDLEIPYSYEELIEASHELLHRNNLTDAYVRPLVYGGDQMGLVPSQEPKVLIVAFKWKKYYHAPHLNLHISPYHRLKQPAFHGDGKISGYYVNSILATRKAKAAGYDEALMLDDEGYIAQGPSSNFFFEKNDKLYTPEKGNILPGITRKTIIQLAKEIGIEVVEGKFKPEELEGVKGAFLTGTAVEVVPIQSIEGNKMTEDFDHTMGKMLANNYRKLVNMQEPEIIYF
- the ilvD gene encoding dihydroxy-acid dehydratase produces the protein MQLNKYSKRITQDEGQPAAQAMLYGIGLTEEDMKKAQVGIVSTGYEGNTCNMHLNDLAKEVKKGVVSSDLVGLIFHSIGVSDGISMGTDGMHYSLPSRDIIADSIEVVVNAQWYDGLIAVVGCDKNMPGSVMAMGRINRPSIMVYGGTIHSGKWKTRTLDIVSAFEALGEKFADTITPEDFKGVIQNACPGAGACGGMYTANTMSSAIEALGMSLPYSSSNPALSIEKQKECLDAGAAMRLLLERDIKPSDIMTFEAFENALTMVMVLGGSTNAVLHLIAMAKSANIPLTIKDVQRISDKTPYLADLKPSGKYLMEDLHLIGGVPAVMKMLLKEGYLHGDCLTVTGKTLAENVADLPDFPANQDIIHAFDNPLKPSGHLQILYGNLAEGGSVAKITGKEGEKFEGTAKVYDCEEDAIEGIQAGEVKKGNVIVIRFEGPKGSPGMPEMLKPTAAIMGAGLGKDVALITDGRFSGGTHGFVVGHITPEAHIGGLLGLLKDGDKITIDAVNNVIEAHLSDEEIAARKANWQQPEPNVKHGILYKYYKLVSSASEGCVTDGE
- the ilvB gene encoding biosynthetic-type acetolactate synthase large subunit produces the protein MKQLTNKDKKQTTASKKLAVGKEPQPKQKKIVSGAEALILCLIEEGVDVMFGYPGGAIMPVYDALYHYQEQILHVLVRHEQGASHAAEGYARIKHKPGVCLVTSGPGATNLVTGLADALMDSTPLVCISGQVSKDLLGTDAFQETDVVGVTMPVTKWSYQITKASEIPEVMAKAFYIASTGRPGPVMIDITKNAQLETLEFEYNKAPKIKTYWPKPKAKLSHLEAAAKLINECKRPYLLAGQGVLISGAQKELKTFIEKAGIPTACTLQGLSCLDTDHPLNVGMPGMHGNYGPNLLSAECDVLIAIGMRFDDRITGDVSRFATQAKVIHIEIDPSEIDKNVKTTVAINADAKDALEKLIPLIHKQKHPEWLAKYHECDRIEYEKVIKNCLYPTEGGIKMGEVIRRISEKTKGEAIIVPDVGQHQMATARYYKYTKTDGWATSGGLGTMGYALPASLGCKFADKDREVIAIIGDGCFQMTIQELGTIHQSGLPVKIVILNNGYLGMVRQWQQLFFENRYSFVELQNPDFIAITKGFGIEAKKVTQREDLDAALQEMLDSKESFLLEVVVEKEENVFPMVPSGKAVFEIILERPQ
- the ilvN gene encoding acetolactate synthase small subunit, with the translated sequence MKNIYTITAYTENTVGLLSRITAIFTRRHISIQTLNVSETEKKGVFRFTIVVRETEDMVNKVVKQIRKIIEVIHADFHTDNMLVSTQLGLFKIEMIEEQYANNVRMLAAKYAARELARSGNMIVFEKTGNREALEAFLGELSSFGEVEYARSGRVALTVRSIPLREIIPQLPTMNNYEEDYSMEHHEQLEDFVAKINGNH
- a CDS encoding N-acetyltransferase family protein; translation: MITIRAFELSDAQAVADIYNEHTLAYTATMDAVRRTTEDIEGWYHKFGERELMKVAEVEGKVVGWGIIKKYSDRVGYRTTCETAVYFKNSEIGKGYGTKMKKLIIEICKELKYHHLVAKIWSTNTASIEYNLKLGYEMVGTQKEVGYLNGKWIDVTIMQLILKDVKPVENEF
- the ilvC gene encoding ketol-acid reductoisomerase translates to MAKINFGGTVENVVTREEFPLEKAREVLKDEVIAIIGYGVQGPAQALNLRDNGFNVIVGQRKGSKTWDKALADGWVEGETLFEIEEACRQGTVIQSLLSDAGQIAVWPTMKPYLTPGKALYFSHGFAITYKDQTGVEAPEGVDVILVAPKGSGTSVRRLFVAGQGINSSFAIHQDATGRAYERVIALGIGVGSGYLFETTFKKEVTSDLVGERGVLMGAVAGIMEAQYNELRKNGHSPSEAFNETVEELTQSLIRLVGENGMDWMYANCSTTAQRGALDWKDRFRDATAPVFKALYESVASGNEAKITIEANSKADYREKLQVELDEIHNSEMWTAGRAVRSLRPERQEETVA
- a CDS encoding 2Fe-2S iron-sulfur cluster-binding protein, producing the protein MSTSNKQPQFHTLKISNIAQENRHAISVYFEIPEHLQSIFTYKAGQYITLRIRILGRFILRSYSLSSCSATDNYFRICIKRKVGGLVSGFLVDTLRKGDELEVFPPLGDFSPSQTLQPKNYFLYAAGSGITPIISILKCLLTQNTAHKITLFYTNRNQQLAIYWDELQQLQYQFGEKFVFYPIFTKATKNWKGLRNFYKPSDYTTFLQQNYDGQLKDSEHFICGPTAMMQTVESALLKNLGIDFNQIHVEYFDMSKQAQEMAAHRKHLENAAEKLNIPAKISLDDEEVIPAMVVLNGQPHHVPIQKRETILAACLKQDLDVPFMCESGVCTTCRASLLEGQVDMKVDYALTESEIKEGYILTCQAIPVSTSVSVNFDI
- a CDS encoding tetratricopeptide repeat protein, encoding MIELPDFNKLWNYSNPQETEAKFRELIPQAEAAKNEAYEAELLTQIARTQGLQRKFEAAHLTLDGIEAWLQNHGEEHRVKIRYLLERGRVFNSSNQPEKAIPLFTEAWQLAESVAEDYYAVDALHMIAFAEIARPDEKLKWEEKAMALAEKSQDKRTKLWLGSLYNNMGWSYHDKKAYEKALSLFEKALEWQQEYGNERSVGIAKWCIARAYRSLGRVEDALQLQQKALAKSKGVDSSGYIWEEIAECYWTLQQKEKAKPYFKLAYDKLSQDPWMMANEKARMERMKELAEKLI